The nucleotide window GAGGATAGTCATTGTTTACATGGCAGATTGGCTTTCCCATCCCTGCTGGAGGCCGCCGGTGCCAGAGCGTTCCCCTTTAAGAAACGTGAAATCGTCATGTACTGCCTAGACTTCAGGGGTTTAACATAACGGCATGAAGTACTTTACAGGTGAAAAAGGGGTGCTGTTGGGCTGCCATCCACTGGTGATAGACTGCTGCTGGGTAATGAAGTTTCAGAAtgagtttgttcttctttattaTAAAAGCCTTACATGGCTTGTTACAGGAAAATTAGAAAGCAAGGCAAACATTTTCCATCTACCACCCCCCCAAAACATTATTGACATCTTTCATATCCTCTAGATGTTAACACCCTTCTCCCTGACCCTTGCATTTCTGAAAATGCAACGTGCTTCACCATGTCAGAAGAAACTTGCCCACCAGTTCCGTCATCCCCAGCCCACAGAGAGCACTCTGTAATCTGTTGGCATCTTAGAATTGATACATGTAAAAGGTATGGGGGCTAGGTGATCTCTAAGATTACTTCCAACCTCAATaatctgttctattttattttatcttctctgtcttttcctACAATGCCTTGCTTCAGTgccacctgtgaagccatctttgACAGTGAAAATGGAAAGGGATTCCTACAATTTGTTTATATCACTCATACCATGTGGCATGTATAACCTGCATTATAGTTATTTGGGTTTACCTTAAATGATCTGATGAGGAATTTTGAGGCCCTAAGGCAAGGCTAATGTATTATTCCCTAGCATCCAGCCATCAAGGTAAGACTGAAGGTAGAGTTTTGAAAGTAATCAGTTTAATAACTGGATGAGTTGCCTGAGCCAAGATGAAAAGTGGTCCAGGCTGACTGAGTTTTGAGGAAAGCTTGAAGTCAAGTTTGGAAAAAGGATGAGGGACCAGTAAAGAACAtgggaggagctggggaggagggtgtACCGGGTTCCAGCTTGAAAAGCACCAGGGCCCTCCCCCAGGTTTCTCCAGAGCAGACTTTGGCAGCTAGGACCAAGGTAGGTCAGATTGTGGCCTCCCaaatttccagttttgttgaaaagactaaaaAGCTAAATTCCTGAACTGGCAAGGTAAGGCAATTCTCTAGTGACTTCTCAACCAacctctcttccctttcccccagcTAATCCTGATGCTGACTGCAGCAGTTAGTCTTTAGTGGAGGGACTAAAGTGGTGGCTGCTTTTTCTGATCTGGCCCCCTTTCTGGTCTGTCTCCTAGCTTAAAGTAGTTGCTTATGCTTACTGTAGGGAGGTACGTGTACTGCTCTAAAGAGAATATTCTGGGATGGCTCCTGAGATGTATTTTACGCTGAAATCTGAAGAACAAGGTGCCAGCAAAGGGTGCTTGGTTAGAGGGACCAGCAGGAGCTAAAGTTGAGGTCGACAAGAGCTTACGGATGTTTAGGAACTGCTAGAATATAGGAGGCTGAAGCCTAGTGAGCAAGATAGAGAAATTGGCAGGAGGCAGATCATGCAGGGCCTTGTAGCCATTGTAGTAGGGACTGGAATCTCTGTTTTTGACACAGTGGGAAGCTGTTAGAGGGTTTTAAGCCGTCAGGGCATTTAGGCTGATGTTAGACGGCAACAGTGGAAGCAGAAAGACTGTTGGCATTAAGAGCCTGTTGCAGTGGTTCGGACAAGAGATGGTGGTGGCAGAAACATGATTGCAGGACTGATTGGACTTGCTGATAGATTGGATGTGAGGGCAAGGTGGTCAGAGAAAGAGGAACTAAGAATGACATCTGAGTGGATGGCGAACAGTGAGAGAGGAAGAGGTCTGTGGGAAAGTGgagttctgttttgttattttgtcTCACCCATGAAAAGCTGGAGAGCGAATGGCAAATGGGCAGCTGGATAACGAGCTTGGAGTTCAGAGGAGAGGAGTGGGCTGGAGCTAGACTTTTAGGAGTTGTGACCTCGTCCTGAATGCCGAGAAATGGACGAGGATCCATGGCCACAGTAGGGGTTTTGGCCTCTGATTGAAGGGGGCCCTTCCTCCAtaataaagaggaaggaaggagaagataGTACCGTTGCAGGTGCGTTTGTAGATTTGGCAGGGAGATGAGGGAGTATGTGGCCAGTGGCTCAGTAAACACGTGAGGGAACTACCTTAGGATTGCTGAGTGCTCTTCAGAGGCGCTTGCTCATGCATTAGGGTGTAACCGCGTGGCCACTGTGAGTCATATTGAGTGACTTGGTGTAGACACAGAGGGTGGATAGTTGGGTATAAGCAGGATGGGTGGTTTATCAGGTCTGTACTGTGGTGGGAGAAGGGAATTCAGCTGAGGATGTTTGCAAGGGGGAGTGATTATAGCGGTGGTCCCTTGACCCCTACAACGCATGCTGCTGTCAAATACAGTTCAGTTCTTGTTCAGATTCACCTTTATGAAAGTGTCTTGCCGTCATTCACATGCACTGGCTAAGGGAAGGATATGCAGCCACGTAACTCCAGAAGGCAGTGTGTGAACGGTGTGCTTCTAGGCAGGATGCTTCTAGTTCCAGGGGTGGCCCAGGTGTGGTATCCGAAGCTCAGCACAGGTATCCTAGCACTTAGAAATGCCAACGATCTTGGAGCTTATATGGATATTTAAACTGCCTCCCAGTTTAAATATCCTCTCTTATAGCATCCTTGACAGGCTGCCCCTACTCGAACACTTCCATTGATGGGGAGCTCATTAGTTTGAGAAGGAACATGTGATAGCTGTACCTCACCGTTTGGTCCTCCACGCAGCAGCTCTAGAACTGAGGCTAGAGCTCCGGTCTCCTGCACTCCAGTCCTTGCTCTTTATGTCCTTGAGTGAGGGTCACTGAAGTAGCTAAACAGGCGGATATGACTGGGAGCTGTCTTGTCTTCTCCAGTGAAATGGCTTATTTTTAGCCAACTATTCCAGCCTcttaagagcttttaaaaaattttggtgcTGTAATCTAATATACTAGTTATCCATCCCAATGTTGTGTTCCAGTTTTTATAAACTGTCTTTTCATATCATCTAAAGGGATATCATGAGAGACTTTAATAAGATCCAGATGTTTGTCTGTGATAGCCACCTAACAACTCTTATCAAAAAGGGAAATAAACTTGTTTGGGTAGACTCACGTGGGCACCTAGTGGCCATCATGTTTTCGGTAACTGATGAGAGACTACCTGTTCCATGAaccctttttgaattttgttaaCTGTTGTTACACTTATCTGACTTTTGAAAATTGGAACTTGTGCTGAGTTCTGGTCTCTGGCAACCCTCTGTGTGTAATGTTTTCTCAAAGATTATTGACAGTGATTCCTCAAGTTTTTCCGGTATAATTTGCTTGAACCAGATCACTTGAATTAATTCAAAGGGGCTCAAGTCTGATCAACCACAAGCCGAGACTAATTTCCCAGGTTGGTGGTGGCTCAGCTGCTCTTACCATTCTGGGCATCATCTGTATTATTCATCTGTGACCTTGACTTCTTAGGGGGATGTTTGGCTGGCATGGGAAACAGTGGCCCACTCTTTGGGGCACTGTCGCTTAGTGGCTAGGCGCTTGCCTGGATTCAAAAAAGCCTGAGTCATGTCAGATTTCACCTCTGCCACTAATTAGCAGTATGACTTGGCAACTTACCTTGCCTTGCCAAGcatcagttccctcatctgtggaATGAGTGTCTtagttgagaattaaatgaagccTTTAATGAGATGCCTGGCCCTTGGTAACCATCTCTTCCATACGGCCATTATTATTCTCTTTAAGAGTTTGCTGGGTGGGGCTCGTGAGCACACCCAGGAACCTAGAGAGAAAGTAACTTGTTTAGCCTCCCAGGGCAAGGCAGAAGCACTGGGTACCCGGGCCCCAGACCCCTCTGTTTCAGAAGGAGATGCTGGGTACTCCTGGAAGGCCAGAGTGGAGTACTTTGACCTTTGGCCTAGTGGGAACAAGCGCGAGCATTCCCTTCCTTTGCGTCCAGATGTCTTAGGCAGGAAGtaggaatgaaagaagagacaccTGGCTGCTTCCTCACTTGAGGGAGGGCTCCAAGGGGCCTCCAGCTGCCATCCTGACAAGAAATAGAGGGCCTGGGTCTCCAGAAGGGAGAAAGAGGTGGAGGGGGGAACACCTGCTCTTAGAAAAGCAGGGCAGGGTCCTGCTCCCCTGGATTTGAGGCCAAAAGGCCTTGGAGATTTCCTCGACCTGTCCTCCATCTCCACCCTCAGGGTAATGGCTTCCTGAGAGCTGATTGCTCCTGCTTTGGGGGGTGGGACTCTGGCAGGAGGCCAGCAAGGCAGGTAACTAGAGCTGAGCTTCCTCTGCCATTCCTGGGCTGGGAGTGCACTCAGCAAGTAGTGCCAGGAATATATGTGAGTGCCCAGGGGTTCTGCCTGAGGCCCTGACCGCAGTGGCCAGATTAGGCCAGGATCTAGCTGAAGCTATTCTTGCAGGAGAGGGCAGCGTTTCTCCTGCGATCGTGTGGGAAATAAGTGAGGTGGGGTGTGGAGTGTGAGTAAAAAAGGTCTAGAGGATTAAAAAGGCCGTCTTCCTTGATTGCCTTTCATCCTAGTAGGAATAATGGAATGGGGGGGGGTGTCTGGGGCTGGGGGAATCTGGTTGCTGGGGTATCAGGCTGAAATGGCTTTTGCCAGATGCCTAGGTAGCAGGTAAAATCTTGGGAGATGGAGGGAAGGTGTCCTTGAGACCATGTTGGGGGACCTGGCAACATGGTGAGACCTCTGAATGGTGTTTgcgtttatttttctttcctagcaTCACCGTGCTTCCCCAGGCTCCTGGGTGGAGGAGTGTGGCGCAGGTTCTCAGCATCCATGACGGCCTGGTGCCATCCTCACTCCAGCCCCTCATGGGGCAGGTGTGGCCACTCCTTCCTCACAGTGGCCATGGCCACAACGGTGGCATCAGCCTTGCTTGGAGTCTGGCGGCAGTGTGCCCAGCACCATGTACCCACCCAGCCTTGGGCATTGTGTGGACTGTGGGGGCCTCCACCTGCTCAGCCCCCTCCCAGGCTCCCTGACAATTTAGCTCTTGGAGCTGAGCCACAATAGTCTCAGCCACCTGGCAAGTGGCTCCTTCCAGGGCCTGTGGGGACTGTGGTGCCGCTGCTTTCTCACAGTGTCCCAAGGGATCTGGCTGGTGGAGCCCTGGGTGAGGGGCCTGGGTTTCCTGGAGCATCTGGACCTCAGCCACACCAGCTGGCTCACCTGTGCCCAGACTTTTCCATCACCCTGTGCTCTCTGCTCTGTCTAGACCTCTCACAACCTGCTTGCTACCCTGGacccctgcagcctgtggggccTGGGGAACTTGGGGCAGCTGGACCTGAGCCACACAACCGGGCTGAGCTGGGCACTACTGGAGTCAGGGGCCTCTTCCACCTGTGCTGGCAGGGCTGGCTGGGAACCGGCACAGTGAGTCAGGGGCGCCAGCCTGGAGGTGCTCTCTGGCTGGGACCAACATCAGCAAGCTGGAGGCTGAGGCCTTTGCAGCCCTGCAAGCACTGGGCCTGCTCTCTATTGTAGGCAACCTACTGCAGCATATCAAGTTCAAGATGTGGCGGGCATCCGAACAGCAGgcatgctgctgctgctgactaGTAACCCCTGGGTCTGCGACTGACCTGCAATGGGCCTTTGGGAAGCTGGACCACCTGTGGCACTTGTGTGTGGCTGACCTGGGTAGCATGACTTGTGCTAGCCCTGGGCGGCTGGCGGGGCGGTGCTGAGCAGTGTggagccccagctctgccttgGCTAGGTATCGGGCACCATTCTAGTCAATGTGGCTGTGGTCATGGTTGAGTGCAAGTGCAGGCGGGGCCCCAGGAGAACTGGAGAGCAGGGGAGCCCTCTAGAGAggcagctggaggagggggagaagatgGAGCTGTGAGAGAGGAAAAGGGATGGTCCTTAGAAGTCTTCGGGGCTCAGTTGTCTGCCCAGGCAGGGTGGGAGGaatggtgggaggggagagagaaatggcTGTGTTCATCTCTCAGGGCCTAGGGCCAACCACCCCTCCTCACATATTTCCCCCGATCTAGCACAATGCCATCTTTTCCAGCCCTAGAAAGAGGGATCTGGCCCCTAGTCCTCAACAGTTGTTTGGGGAAGAGGACACTAAAAGGTAGAAGACTGGAGGGAACTGGGATGGGATGGGTACAAGGAAAGCATTAATCCgcatctccttccccttcctcacaCATGTCCCTGGCCTCTGCTGTTGGGGACTTGATCAGAAACTGGTTGCTAGAGTTATGATGGAGGTGGGGTAAGGGTACTGTTCCCATGGGCACAACCCAGGCAGGCTCCTAGAACTATTTTGTGGACGTACACTATCCCAGTTCTCAACACCATAGCTCCTTCCTGATGGCTGTGCATCTTGTCCCGTTTGAATTGGGGTTGGGTGAGGAgattggaaaaagaaaatcagttggAAAGTTGATTCTGTAGTATGTGCCTGCATTTTGGTGAAGAAAACTTGCCTCATGTGGTGGGGGGtgcggggggtgggaggggtgggaggggtaggCAAAATGACCTTTAACCCAGTCTTTTTCTCATTCCCCTTGACTGGTGTTTTCCCACCCCAGCAATCACACAATCTCATTCCCTAGTTTTCTGCCTGGATACATCCCTTTCTCACATACCCAGGCTTTATCCTAGTGACTTTGTAAAAAATTAGATGTGAAAAGGTGTTTTGTTGTCCCAAGCTTTCACTGGCTGATTGggaattttaaattcatattgTCAGAAATGTTTCTTGGACAGGAGGCCCCTTtcccagggaaatgaaaacagaccTCCTGAATTAAATGGCCTTGTGGCAGTGCTTGTAGAGTCTTAACTTGAATATTAGAAGATGAATTTCTATGTtgcagggtggtggtggggtgtgcAGGAAGATAGGTGGGGGTGGCTTTGTGGTGGCAATCCCAGAGTGTCCAGAACTTTTGCtcatttacttattcaacaaatgATTCCTGAGGCAAGAAATAGCGGTAacaccttttcatttatttatctattcggCACACATTTCCTGAATGCATCCTGTCTACTAGGCCCTGAGGATATAATTGTAAACAGAAACCAGACActgtccttgccctcatggagctcacaaTCTAGTGTTAATCTagtcatcaacaacaacaaaaaaatcacaaatatataaTTGCCAGTGTGCTGATTCAAAGGAAGGGTGCCTTCTGGTTATGAGAACATAAAATAGAGGAACTAAGAACAAACAGCACCAAAGGAGAAGTGGGGAAGACCAGTTGGAAACCTGGTGCAGCTAAACTGACGAAAGGTGGTAGTTTGGGCTAGAATGGGAGCGTCGGAGCTGGAGAAATGGACTGCCTGAGTTGTACCATATGTCCACATCAGATCTCTCTTCTCTCAGGGGACAGAAGGAAGGCAGACCAAGATCACACTTCTCTACGAGTGGCTCTTaggaaaacatctttttttttttttttaacttttattggagtatagttgctttacaatattgtgttagtttctactgtacagcaaagtgaatcagctatacgtatacatatatcccctcttttttggttttccttctcatttaggtcaccacagagcattgagtagagttccctgtgctatacagtaggttctcattagttatctattttatacgtagtatcagtgtatatatgtcaatctcaatcttccaattcatcataccccctcctttcccccttggtatccatatgtttgttctgtacgtctgtgtctctatttctgctttgtaaataagatcatctataccaattttttcagattccacatatatgcgttaatatatgatatttgtttttctttttctgacttatttcattctgtAGAGACTCTTACAGTTTctcggtccatccatgtctctacaaatgacccaattttgttcctttttatggctgagtaatattccatggtatatatgtaccacatcttctttatccattcctctgttgatggatatgtCCTggctaggttgcttccatgtcctggctactgtaaatagtgctgcaatgaacattggggtgcatgtgtctttctgaattatggggAAAACCTTTTACTTTCAGCTTAAACAGAAGCAGAGGGATTtcctctggggtgtgtgtgtgcgtgtgtgttgtgTACACCATTTATTGAACCCCTACTATGTGCTCGAACGAATACTGTcacatttaaacctcacaacaaccctgtgagataggtGTCATCTCCGTTCCCCAGATGAATCTTGGAAAGTGTAGGAGATATGCCCAAAGTCACAGGGTTGCGTTAGGGTTGGAGCCTACGTTTAGCTGCATTCAAAGGCTAGTTCGCTTACTGTTCCTTCCTCTACTCTAGTTTTCAACTTTGCAGCTACAAGAAGGGACCCTTGAGCCTCCATGGGCAGAAGGAAAGACAACCCTGCAGCTAGAACACTTCCTTCGGTCCAGAACTAGAGAGCGAGAGCTTTGTTTCCTGacggaagaggggaaaaaaaaaccccgcGAGACCCGGAAGTTGCGCGTCGCGTGCTCGCGCCGGCCTCCTTGGCCGCGGGATGAGGCCGCGGCGGACTGCCCTTCCTCAAGATGGCGTCGAAGATAGGTTCGCGACGGTGGATGCTGCAGCTGATCATGCAGTTGGGTTCGGTGTTGCTCACACGCTGCCCCTTCTGGGGCTGCTTTAGCCAGCTCATGCTGTACGCTGAGAGGGCCGAGGCGCGCCGGTGAGCGGGCCCGCGCGGCCGCCGAACGCGGCGGGGGCGGTCCGGCCTGTCCCAGGAACGGGGGTGCGGTGAGGCGGGGAAGAAGTTGCGGCCCAGAAGTTGGGACCCTTGGACTGGGAGGAATTGGGACCTTGGACTTGTTAGGGACTCTGGTCCGGAGCAAGGTGGGCATGGAGCGTAGTGTGGGGGTCCTAGCCATGAGAGGGGGCTCCGGTTTGGGGAAGCAGTGGAGCTTGCGGGAACCCAAGGGGTCTCAAGGCTCTTTTCCCCGCTTCATTCTGTGCTTCATTCTGTCCTCGTTCCTTCCCCCCTCCCGGCTCACAGGAAGCCCGACATCCCAGTGCCCTACCTGTACTTCGACATGGGGGCGGCCGTGCTGTGCGCTAGCTTCATGTCCTTTGGAGTGAAGCGCCGCTGGTTCGCTCTGGGGGCCGCACTCCAGCTGGCCATTAGTACCTACGCCGCCTACATCGGGGGCTACGTCCACTACGGGGACTGGCTGAAGGTGAGCGCCTCGGCCCTAAGTGGGACTTCGCTGGGGTGTTGGGGAGCCAATGCCCGGGACAGTTGGGCAATGCCTGGTGCTAGCCAGGAGCACAGTGCGAAGCCTGGAAAGGCTGAACCCCCAGGCGTGTAGAGGTTATTACAGACGGCAAGAATGGAAGGACCTTAGAGACCACGCAAACCTCCCCTTCAGAGTGtgcaaactgaggtccagagatgcGAAACAGACTTTCCCACAGTTACACCACAGTTAGCATTACAGGTGTGACCAGAACCCAGGTCACCTGGTTCCCAGAACCCTTTAAACCATTAGTTATCTCAGACTCATAGGGCAAAAGGGACCTTAGAGAGTACCTGGTCCACCCAACCGATTTTATGAAACTTATCTAATCCTAGGGCAGCATTTAAGCCTGTAGATGCCAggacctgtgccaggcactacagGCTTGGAGATAAGCCTGGACCAAGGCATTACCCGCAAGGAGTGGACTGTCAGTCCAATAGGGGAGGCAGATGTGTGAATAACTATAGGACAGTGAGATCAATGGTTCGTTTATGGAACAGCGTATACTATATAGCAGAAAGAACATTGGGCTTCGAGTGTGcagacctgggggtggggaggggggcaacGCTTGGTATCTGGGTTTTGCCACTTACTTTCTGTAGGACCTTGGACAATTTTATtaacccctctgggcctcagtttctactTCTGGTAAAAAGAATTACCTATCTCTGCTCTACCTGCCCACCACACTTGGAAATGGTAAGAGGGTTCATCAGGTGGAATGGGATGTATAGCGATGGGCAGTTCTGCGCTCCGGGCAGCCAGGAGAAGTGTGGTGGCTTCAGGTCCTGACTGGGGTCCCCTCGCCTCGGCCTAGGTCCGTATGTACTCTCGCACAGTTGCCGTCATCGGTGGCTTTCTTGTGCTGGCCAGCGGTGCTGGGGAGCTGTACCGTCGGAAACCCCGCAGCCGTTCCCTCCAGTCCACCGGCCAGGTCTTCCTGGGCATCTACCTCATCTGCGTGGTAGGTTGGGGGACTGTTGGCTGGAGGTGCTTGACTGGGAGCGAGAAGTGAGCCCGTGCCTGGCGCCTGGCAGAACCCAGGGAGGTGGGCAGAACGAGGCCTTGCATGTAGTTCCTGATGGCCTGACTCCCGGCAGTTGCCCCTGCCAAATTCTGGGCCTCGGGGGCCCTTCAAGTGCCCGAGACCTGGCTGAGAGTCCCTTCTTCCAGCATTATTGCCActggggagagaagaggatggATCGACCCTTCAGTCCCAAGCCTGAGAGCCAGGAGAACAAGCGGGACGGGTCCTCTCATGGCTTCAGCCCCCAGAGGACTGGGAGAGGGGACAAAGGAGAGGTTTGGTAGAGTTCAGGTCCCAGATGGGACTCTGCCACTTACAGCTGATGGGGCTGCGTAGTGTAGCCAGTTACGTCCTCCCTGGTGCTCGGGGAGGCCAGTGTGGATGGGGACGTGGACAGGCCCCAAGACACTTGGCTTCATCTTAGTTGCTGGGCCCCATCTCCCATGTGCAGAGCTCTGTATTCAGAGGTGAGAGCCCCGGTCTGACTGTGGAACCTCCTCCCTTCTGAGACCCCAGGGTGAGGAGAGACAGAGGTCCTAACCTCATGGAGCTCCCTAGTCAGATGGGGAGACACAGGCCTTACTGTCAGAAAGCCCCCAGTCTGAGAGGGGAGTCAGAAGCCCACCTTGTAGGGGCTGGCTTGCATGCCAGGCGTGGCCTTACCCAGGCAGGCTCCTCAGCCTGTTGCAGAGCCTTAGAGGATGCTGTGTCTCTAGGCCTACTCGCTGCAGCACAGCAAAGAGGACCGGCTGGCGTATCTGAACCATCTCCCGGGAGGGGAGCTGATGATCCAGCTCTTCTTCGTGCTGTATGGCGTCCTGGCCCTGGCTTTCCTGTCAGGCTACTACGTGACCCTGGCTGCCCAGATCTTGGCTGTCCTGCTGCCCCCGGTTATGCTGCTCATTGATGGCAATGTTGCCTACTGGCATAACACGCGGCGTGTTGAGTTCTGGAACCAGATGAAGCTCCTTGGAGAGAGCGTGGGCATCTTTGGGGCCGCTGTCATCCTGGCCACTGACGGCTGAGTTGCACAGCGGGAGTCTGAGATGGGTGCGGGGAGCCACTGAGGGCTACCCTACCTTCCTCCCTGCTGGCCCAGTTAtgtttatttatgctttttgGTCTATTTGTTTGATCACTTgcgttgtgtgcatgtgtgtgcgtacgcatgtgtgtgcgtgtgttggtAAGAGGCAGGTCTCGTCCCCAATTCCTGGGCTTGGGCCTTGGTGGGGTGGGAGCCCTGATGACTCTGCCTTACaggtttctttttcctgtttgttaTGAGGAGAGCTGAGACCAGCTGCTCCCTTGGGTCTCCTGTCCCAGGGAAGGGAGTAAGGCAGGGCTAGGGTAGGGTActgagagtgggagagagaagaaCCAGAAGTGAGCCAATGTGAAAAATCCCTTTTTGAACCTGGCAGATGCAGCTAGGCTCTGCAGTGCTTTTGTGAGACTGAGAGTGAGTGAGTGTGCATGTTGACACGTGGATCAGGCCCAGGAGGAGCAGAGGGGCCGGGCACCACGGAAGTCATGTGGGCTCTCAGGGTGTGCCAGGGGCAGAAACAGCACTAGCTGTCACCCACCTTGAGGGTAGGGCAGGCCCCAGTTTACTCTGGGGTTTGCAGGGGTGGGACAGGCAGCGGCAACTTCCTGCCTCTGGCCTTCTGTTTCCAGCTCCGTGGTTGGCCTGGTGGGGTGAGTGCCCTCCCAAACACCAGACCACACAGTCctccaaaaataaacattttatatagaCATTTGGCTTTGCTTCTCTGTTCTCCCCACGGGGCACTTAGCCATTGGCTGGGATTGATCTTGGGTTTCTTGAAATACCATATCTGGTTAAGCCCCACCTTGATCCGCCCATGATCTTTCCCCTGTTCTGAGAGTTCCCACAGTCCTTTGGCTCTCTTTTCAACAGTCTCCGAATGCTCCCTGTAGTATATGCTTTGACCTTTCACTTCAGTCCCTCTTGTGGCTTATCTTTTCCTCCCCATTTGGTGCCAGCTCTTTTCGAAGAAATCTTTGGTGAGGGCAGCTAGAGGGAGAGAACTGATATTAAGCGTCACTACGAGGCTGAGGAGttttcat belongs to Eubalaena glacialis isolate mEubGla1 chromosome 19, mEubGla1.1.hap2.+ XY, whole genome shotgun sequence and includes:
- the TMEM101 gene encoding transmembrane protein 101 isoform X1, which codes for MASKIGSRRWMLQLIMQLGSVLLTRCPFWGCFSQLMLYAERAEARRKPDIPVPYLYFDMGAAVLCASFMSFGVKRRWFALGAALQLAISTYAAYIGGYVHYGDWLKVRMYSRTVAVIGGFLVLASGAGELYRRKPRSRSLQSTGQVFLGIYLICVAYSLQHSKEDRLAYLNHLPGGELMIQLFFVLYGVLALAFLSGYYVTLAAQILAVLLPPVMLLIDGNVAYWHNTRRVEFWNQMKLLGESVGIFGAAVILATDG
- the TMEM101 gene encoding transmembrane protein 101 isoform X2, translated to MASKIGSRRWMLQLIMQLGSVLLTRCPFWGCFSQLMLYAERAEARRKPDIPVPYLYFDMGAAVLCASFMSFGVKRRWFALGAALQLAISTYAAYIGGYVHYGDWLKAYSLQHSKEDRLAYLNHLPGGELMIQLFFVLYGVLALAFLSGYYVTLAAQILAVLLPPVMLLIDGNVAYWHNTRRVEFWNQMKLLGESVGIFGAAVILATDG